A single window of Mangifera indica cultivar Alphonso chromosome 18, CATAS_Mindica_2.1, whole genome shotgun sequence DNA harbors:
- the LOC123202021 gene encoding reticulon-like protein B12 isoform X1: MGSSDRLFDRQRTVHEILGGNLVADVILWRQTNLTLGILMVTFAAWVVFERSGYTLLSLVSSVLLLLFAILFLWAKSAAILNRPAPPLPELYLSEETVNEVATYVRTNMNYLLSVSQDIALGKDSKLFFKVALFLWLISFIGGFTDFLTLGYTSLVIILTVPALYERYEDCIDKCVITSYRKLQELYVKFDAKIVCKVRKWVLEKKKLS, encoded by the exons ATGGGGTCCTCTGATCGATTGTTTGACAGACAGAGAACTGTACATGAAATCCTTGGAGGAAATCTTG ttGCAGATGTGATTCTTTGGAGGCAAACAAATCTAACTTTGGGGATATTGATGGTAACTTTTGCTGCTTGGGTGGTGTTTGAGAGATCTGGTTATACTCTATTGTCTCTTGTCTCTAGTGTTCTCCTCCTCCTCTTTGCCATTTTATTTCTTTGGGCCAAATCTGCAGCAATTCTTAATCG GCCTGCTCCACCCCTTCCGGAGTTGTATCTCTCAGAAGAAACGGTAAATGAAGTGGCAACTTACGTTCGCACCAATATGAATTATTTGCTCTCAGTTTCCCAGGACATTGCCCTGGGAAAGGACTCAAAGTTGTTTTTCAAAGTAGCTTTGTTCTTGTGGCTGATATCTTTCATTGGTGGCTTCACAGATTTTCTTACATTAGGCTATACCA GCCTCGTTATCATCCTTACAGTTCCAGCTTTATATGAGCGATATGAAGATTGTATAGATAAATGCGTGATTACAAGCTACAGGAAATTGCAGGAGTTGTATGTGAAATTCGATGCGAAAATTGTCTGCAAAGTCAGGAAATGGGtcttggaaaagaaaaaactaagcTAG
- the LOC123202021 gene encoding reticulon-like protein B12 isoform X2 — translation MGSSDRLFDRQRTVHEILGGNLDVILWRQTNLTLGILMVTFAAWVVFERSGYTLLSLVSSVLLLLFAILFLWAKSAAILNRPAPPLPELYLSEETVNEVATYVRTNMNYLLSVSQDIALGKDSKLFFKVALFLWLISFIGGFTDFLTLGYTSLVIILTVPALYERYEDCIDKCVITSYRKLQELYVKFDAKIVCKVRKWVLEKKKLS, via the exons ATGGGGTCCTCTGATCGATTGTTTGACAGACAGAGAACTGTACATGAAATCCTTGGAGGAAATCTTG ATGTGATTCTTTGGAGGCAAACAAATCTAACTTTGGGGATATTGATGGTAACTTTTGCTGCTTGGGTGGTGTTTGAGAGATCTGGTTATACTCTATTGTCTCTTGTCTCTAGTGTTCTCCTCCTCCTCTTTGCCATTTTATTTCTTTGGGCCAAATCTGCAGCAATTCTTAATCG GCCTGCTCCACCCCTTCCGGAGTTGTATCTCTCAGAAGAAACGGTAAATGAAGTGGCAACTTACGTTCGCACCAATATGAATTATTTGCTCTCAGTTTCCCAGGACATTGCCCTGGGAAAGGACTCAAAGTTGTTTTTCAAAGTAGCTTTGTTCTTGTGGCTGATATCTTTCATTGGTGGCTTCACAGATTTTCTTACATTAGGCTATACCA GCCTCGTTATCATCCTTACAGTTCCAGCTTTATATGAGCGATATGAAGATTGTATAGATAAATGCGTGATTACAAGCTACAGGAAATTGCAGGAGTTGTATGTGAAATTCGATGCGAAAATTGTCTGCAAAGTCAGGAAATGGGtcttggaaaagaaaaaactaagcTAG
- the LOC123202022 gene encoding ataxin-3 homolog — MEGASNGGMLYHEVQESKLCAVHCVNTVLQGPFFSEIDLAALASDLDRKERQMMLEGGVSAYSGDLLTEESHNVSLDGDFSIQVLQKALEVWDLQVIPLNCPIAEPAQIDPEQENAFICHLHDHWFCIRKVNGEWYNFDSLYAAPEHLSKFYLSASLDSLKGFGWSIFLVRGSFPKECPISSSETSIGYGQWLLPEDAERITKSCNTREESKRMKLTEEQSDPLLSFGEAGAISQNEDEDLKAAIAASLLDSSPAMASVETCAPKIENQDSKGKTAREE, encoded by the exons ATGGAAGGGGCAAGTAACGGAGGTATGTTGTACCACGAGGTACAAGAGTCCAAGCTGTGCGCTGTACATTGCGTCAACACGGTGTTACAGGGTCCCTTTTTCTCCGAAATTGATTTAGCAGCTCTGGCGTCGGATCTCGATCGTAAGGAGCGACAGATGATGCTTGAAGGCGGCGTTTCCGCTTACTCCGGTGATTTACTCACGGAGGAGTCTCATAACGTCTCTCTCGACGGCGATTTCAGTATTCAG GTTTTACAAAAGGCATTAGAGGTGTGGGATCTGCAGGTCATTCCTCTTAACTGCCCCATCGCTGAGCCAGCCCAGATTGATCCTGAGCAAGAAAATGCCTTCATTTGCCATTTGCATGACCATTGGTTCTGTATCCGGAAAGTGAATGGAGAGTGGTATAATTTTGACAGTCTTTATGCAGCCCCAGAGCACCTTTCTAAGTTTTACCTCTCAGCCTCTTTGGATTCTTTGAAAGGCTTTGGCTGGAGCATTTTCCTGGTTAGGGGAAGTTTCCCAAAGGAGTGCCCTATTTCATCCTCAGAAACCTCTATTGGTTACGGCCAATGGCTCTTGCCTGAGGATGCTGAGAGGATTACTAAATCTTGCAACACAAGGGAGGAATCCAAGAGAATGAAGCTGACTGAAGAGCAATCTGATCCATTACTTTCTTTTGGGGAGGCTGGTGCAATTTCTCAGAATGAAGATGAGGACCTTAAGGCTGCAATAGCTGCCAGCCTCTTGGATTCTTCCCCAGCAATGGCTAGTGTTGAAACTTGTGctccaaaaattgaaaatcaagaTAGCAAAGGAAAAACTGCACGAGAggaataa
- the LOC123202228 gene encoding OVARIAN TUMOR DOMAIN-containing deubiquitinating enzyme 3-like: MVRRQNEEELITITVDESLKYGLSIDRSDFWVESRNYCIACLVSGDDFSILLHFQHKRGGGGSSFIPIAEYGAEFLKGSIKGKPGKDMRLHYSGRNHYDLLI, from the exons ATGGTACGCCGGCAGAATGAGGAGGAATTGATCACAATTACAGTAGATGAGTCTTTGAAGTATGGTTTG AGCATTGACAGATCTGATTTCTGGGTGGAGAGTCGGAACTACTG TATAGCTTGCTTAGTTTCAGGCGACGATTTCtccattcttcttcattttcaa CATAAAAGGGGTGGAGGGGGCTCTTCTTTTATCCCAATTGCAGAGTATGGAGCTGAGTTTCTCAAAGGTTCAATAAAAGGAAAACCCGGGAAAGACATGCGGCTTCATTACAGTGGTAGAAACCATTATGACCTGCTTATCTGA
- the LOC123201991 gene encoding acetyl-coenzyme A carboxylase carboxyl transferase subunit alpha, chloroplastic, translating to MASISQSSVGFIGASASDLFRSSRNGVSGVPLKVLGRTRFSVNQSGLVVTAKLRKVKKHEYPWPDDADPNVKGGVLFHLSPFKPLKEKPKPVTLDFERPLVELERKIIDVRKMANETGLDFSDQIASLENKYQQALKDLYTHLTPIQRVNIARHPNRPTFLDHVFNITEKFVELHGDRAGYDDPAIVTGIGTIDGRRYMFMGHQKGRNTKENIQRNFGMPTPHGYRKALRMMYYADHHGFPIVTFIDTPGAYADLKSEELGQGEAIAHNLRTMFGLKVPIISIVIGEGGSGGALAIGCANKLLMLENAVFYVASPEACAAILWKSAKAAPKAAEKLKITSTELCKLNIADGVIPEPLGGAHADPSWTSQQIKQAINESMDELLKMDTQQLLKHRMLKFRKIGGFQEGIPIDPERKVNMKKKEEPIVGTTSNEELEGEVEHLKQQILKAKETSTTPPEVALNQMMEKLKREVDHEFSEAIKALGLKDRLAMLREEFLRANSQDQLMHPVLMDKIAKLKDEFNQGLSAAPNYGNLKYKLDMLIEFAKAKNLSESKSKASKLKQELNEKFKEIIGRPDIKEKMEALKAEIQGMGASNLEDLDEELQERIVSVKQEIESELTDVLMSMGLEVKAVKSKANDLIEQTSLSNLKAKMDNLNEEINRKIEEVVNSSDVKGMIELLKLERAMAEKTPDLTSKNKIEALEQQIKLKISEAISSSDLKEKHEKLMAEISETTESAGGLDGSLKTDNSEYDQSRVELNVGANSSFA from the exons ATGGCTAGTATATCTCAGTCTTCTGTTGGATTTATTGGAGCTTCGGCTTCGGATCTTTTTCGGAGCTCCAGAAACGGCGTGAGTGGTGTTCCTTTGAAAGTGTTAGGTAGGACGCGGTTTAGTGTGAATCAGAGTGGATTAGTTGTGACTGCAAAGCTTAGGAAGGTGAAGAAGCATGAGTATCCATGGCCTGACGATGCTGATCCAAATGTGAAAGGTGGAGTACTCTTTCATCTCTCGCCTTTTAAGCCGTTGAAGGAGAAGCCAAAGCCTGTGACTTTGGATTTCGAGAGACCACTTGTTGAGCTAGAAAGGAAGATCATCGAT GTGAGGAAGATGGCAAATGAAACTGGTTTGGACTTCTCTGATCAGATTGCATCTTTGGAGAATAAATATCAACAG GCTCTAAAAGATTTGTATACACATCTGACTCCTATACAACGTGTGAATATTGCAAGGCATCCTAACAGACCCACTTTCCTTGATCATGTATTTAACATTACTGAGAAG TTTGTGGAACTTCATGGGGATCGAGCTGGATATGATGATCCTGCTATTGTTACTGGTATAGGAACCATAGATGGCAGGAGGTACATGTTCATGGGTCACCAAAAGGGTAGAAACACGAAAGAAAACATTCAGCGTAACTTTGGAATGCCTACTCCTCATGG TTACCGGAAGGCTCTCCGCATGATGTATTATGCAGATCACCATGGCTTCCCAATTGTTACATTCATTGATACACCTGGTGCATATGCAGACCTAAAATCTGAGGAATTGGGTCAg GGTGAAGCAATTGCTCACAATTTGAGGACCATGTTTGGTCTTAAGGTACCAATTATTTCCATTGTTATTGGGGAGGGCGGCTCTGGTGGTGCGCTTGCCATAGGCTGTGCCAATAAATTGTTGATGCTTGAAAATGCAGTTTTCTATGTTGCCAG TCCAGAAGCATGTGCAGCTATATTGTGGAAGAGTGCCAAAGCTGCCCCAAAG GCGGCTGAGAAGCTGAAGATTACTTCGACGGAGTTGTGCAAGCTAAATATTGCAGATGGCGTGATCCCT GAGCCACTGGGAGGTGCACATGCTGATCCGTCTTGGACTTCACAACAGATAAAACAAGCTATAAATGAATCAATGGAT GAGCTCCTAAAGATGGACACGCAGCAGCTACTAAAACATCGCATGCTCAAGTTTCGGAAAATTGGTGGATTCCAAGAAGGAATCCCAATTGATCCCGAGAGAAAAGTcaacatgaaaaagaaagaagaaccTATTGTTGGCACAACTTCAAACGAAGAATTGGAGGGTGAGGTTGAACATCTGAAACAGCAAATTTTGAAAGCTAAAGAGACTTCTACAACACCTCCAGAGGTGGCTCTTAATCAGATGATGGAGAAACTGAAAAGAGAGGTTGATCATGAATTTTCTGAAGCAATTAAAGCCTTGGGCTTGAAAGACAGGTTGGCAATGTTGCGGGAGGAATTTTTGAGAGCAAATTCTCAGGATCAACTCATGCATCCAGTTTTGATGGACAAGATAGCAAAGCTTAAAGATGAATTCAATCAAGGTCTGTCAGCTGCTCCTAATTATGGAAACCTGAAGTATAAGCTTGACATGTTGATCGAATTCGCCAAAGCCAAGAATCTATCAGAGAGCAAAAGCAAGGCTTCTAAATTGAAGCAGGAActcaatgaaaaattcaaagaaattattGGTCGACCTGATATAAAGGAGAAGATGGAAGCATTAAAGGCTGAAATTCAGGGGATGGGAGCATCGAATTTAGAGGATCTAGATGAAGAGCTGCAGGAGAGAATTGTTTCAGTTAAGCAAGAAATAGAGTCAGAACTAACTGACGTTCTCATGTCCATGGGTTTGGAGGTTAAGGCTGTAAAATCAAAGGCAAATGATCTTATTGAACAGACTTCATTATCAAACTTGAAGGCTAAGATGGACAATCTGAATGAGGAAATTAACAGAAAAATAGAAGAGGTTGTTAATTCATCAGATGTAAAAGGTATGATAGAATTACTGAAGTTGGAGAGAGCAATGGCAGAGAAGACACCAGATTTGACATCAAAAAATAAGATTGAAGCTCTAGAGCAACAAATTAAGCTAAAGATTTCAGAGGCTATAAGCTCCTCTGACTTAAAGGAGAAGCATGAAAAGCTGATGGCTGAGATCTCTGAAACCACAGAGTCGGCTGGAGGATTAGATGGAAGTTTGAAGACTGACAATTCTGAATATGACCAGTCCAGAGTAGAGCTTAATGTGGGTGCAAACAGTAGCTTTGCTTAG